The Brasilonema sennae CENA114 genome includes a region encoding these proteins:
- a CDS encoding DUF4231 domain-containing protein, translated as MTTIEPKNQTDMSDMQEQSSSSSSQKMLLFTLKIIEYFFLAAFIGSGVITFVLPDNPTVVLTGSISLAIFVFLFLINQQVFRVSSNAASKLDLQRKAELYLMNSNNHSTKNPIAPAREKALQYSQELIDDYKKTRNLSRNLYYSLQIGTIVFSGVTPILVLVDKLEPGQSLLKWLPVIFPAIASIVASVVTSFPFQENWISANTTVESLEAEQEKFVLGITPSYRCYDSVDESQQQQKAKEAIENFITQVNNIHLNQLQAVTESQKKEEKTQPADQSTQSNSQQS; from the coding sequence ATGACTACTATTGAGCCAAAAAACCAGACAGATATGTCCGATATGCAGGAACAATCATCCTCCTCATCAAGTCAAAAAATGTTGTTATTTACTTTGAAGATCATTGAGTATTTCTTTTTAGCTGCTTTTATTGGTTCAGGTGTTATTACTTTTGTTCTTCCAGACAATCCAACAGTCGTACTCACTGGATCTATTTCTTTGGCTATCTTTGTTTTTCTGTTCCTCATCAATCAACAAGTGTTTCGGGTTTCTAGTAACGCCGCTTCTAAACTCGATCTACAGAGAAAAGCCGAACTCTATCTAATGAACAGTAACAATCACTCCACAAAGAACCCGATTGCCCCAGCCAGAGAAAAGGCTTTACAGTATTCCCAAGAGTTGATTGACGATTATAAAAAAACTCGAAATCTATCGAGAAATCTTTACTATAGTTTGCAAATCGGAACCATTGTTTTCTCAGGAGTGACACCAATTTTAGTTTTGGTAGACAAATTGGAACCAGGTCAAAGTTTACTGAAGTGGCTACCCGTAATCTTTCCAGCTATTGCCTCCATAGTTGCTAGTGTAGTCACCTCGTTTCCTTTTCAGGAAAATTGGATTTCTGCTAACACGACAGTTGAATCGTTAGAAGCGGAACAAGAAAAATTTGTCTTGGGAATAACTCCATCTTATCGTTGCTATGACTCAGTTGACGAAAGCCAACAACAACAAAAGGCAAAGGAGGCAATAGAAAACTTTATTACTCAAGTGAATAATATTCACCTCAATCAATTGCAAGCAGTGACTGAGAGTCAGAAAAAAGAGGAGAAGACACAGCCAGCAGATCAATCTACCCAGTCAAACTCACAGCAAAGTTAA